One segment of Pseudodesulfovibrio sp. 5S69 DNA contains the following:
- a CDS encoding heavy-metal-associated domain-containing protein, with product MATVKVKGMSCQHCVNSVTEVMEKLGAKDVSVDLLTGDVKYEEPTPISKDDIKEAIDKIGFEYVG from the coding sequence ATGGCAACGGTGAAAGTCAAAGGCATGAGCTGCCAGCACTGCGTGAATTCCGTGACCGAGGTGATGGAGAAACTGGGCGCCAAGGACGTGTCCGTCGACCTCCTGACCGGCGACGTGAAATACGAGGAACCCACGCCCATCAGCAAGGACGACATCAAGGAAGCCATCGACAAGATCGGTTTCGAATACGTGGGCTGA
- a CDS encoding heavy metal translocating P-type ATPase: MEKVTAQIKGMHCASCSARIEKVVGNMDGVDDVAVNLAAETMALSYDPGAVSTDEVGKRIKGLGFEAEFEEPQMPVAGGLSALDLNIGGMSCASCSSRIERVVGKLDGVDTASVNLAAETGKFVFDPSLVSRREIRDAIKNAGFSSEVRSEEGNLIEKRRQQAEERLSAQKRALIPAFCFALPLLILSMGHMWGLPLPAFLDPAHSPATFAVVQLLLTLPVVWSGRNFYLHGVPALLRGGPDMDSLVAMGTGAAFLYSLWNTLALVFGLGDPHVLALDLYYESAAVLIAMISLGKYFEARSKLKTSDAIRALMQLAPDTATLLKDGEQVPIAVAEVEPGDLLLIKPGERIPVDGTVTDGRSSVDESMLTGEPMPVGKQAGDSVAGGTLNTSGALTMRADRVGNDTMLARIVKLVQEAQGSKAPIANMADRISFYFVPAVMLTALVAGLAWYFLGQAGFPFSLRIFVAVMVIACPCAMGLATPVSIMVSAGRGAQLGVLIKSGRALQEAGSLNTVVFDKTGTLTHGRPEVAAITMVRGTMAQTEAVYLAASAESQSEHPLAQAVVRYAKEKDLDFPAPDEFEAILGKGIKAKVGYREVMIGNWAFMQEHGLNFGDDALAEEAVGHYEQQGATVVYFASDNKLNALFAIADEMREETPEVVAALKKAGLTPVMLTGDNETNARVIAGRAGIDEVVAGVLPDRKAEEVDRLQTGGRKVAMVGDGINDAPALAKADIGIAMGSGIDVAVESGDVVLMHSDLHAILTALNLSRATMRNIKQNLFWAFAFNVIGIPVAAGVLHIFGGPTLNPMIAGTAMAMSSVTVVSNALRLRFFKG; encoded by the coding sequence ATGGAAAAAGTAACGGCACAGATAAAGGGTATGCACTGTGCGTCCTGCTCGGCGCGCATCGAGAAGGTGGTCGGCAACATGGACGGCGTGGACGACGTCGCCGTGAATCTGGCCGCCGAAACCATGGCCCTCTCCTATGATCCGGGCGCCGTGTCCACCGACGAAGTGGGCAAGAGGATAAAGGGTCTCGGGTTCGAGGCCGAGTTCGAGGAACCGCAGATGCCCGTGGCGGGCGGCCTGAGCGCCCTGGACCTGAACATCGGCGGCATGAGCTGCGCCTCCTGCTCGTCGCGCATCGAACGCGTGGTCGGCAAACTGGACGGCGTGGACACGGCCTCGGTCAACCTGGCGGCCGAGACCGGCAAGTTCGTCTTCGACCCCTCCCTGGTCTCCCGACGCGAGATCCGCGACGCCATCAAGAACGCGGGCTTCTCCTCCGAGGTGCGTTCCGAGGAGGGCAACCTCATCGAGAAACGCCGCCAGCAGGCGGAAGAACGGCTCTCCGCCCAGAAACGGGCGCTCATCCCGGCCTTCTGCTTCGCCCTGCCCCTGCTCATCCTGTCCATGGGCCACATGTGGGGCCTGCCCCTGCCCGCCTTCCTCGACCCCGCGCACTCCCCGGCCACCTTCGCCGTGGTCCAGTTGCTGCTGACCCTGCCCGTGGTCTGGTCGGGCCGCAACTTCTACCTCCACGGCGTGCCCGCGCTGCTGCGCGGCGGCCCGGACATGGACTCCCTGGTGGCCATGGGCACGGGCGCGGCCTTCCTCTATTCCCTGTGGAACACCCTGGCCTTGGTCTTCGGCCTGGGCGACCCGCACGTCCTGGCCCTGGACCTCTACTACGAGTCCGCCGCGGTGCTCATCGCCATGATCTCGCTGGGCAAGTATTTCGAAGCCCGCTCCAAGCTCAAGACCTCGGACGCCATCCGCGCGCTCATGCAGCTCGCTCCGGACACGGCCACCCTGCTCAAGGACGGGGAGCAGGTACCCATCGCCGTGGCCGAGGTGGAACCGGGCGACCTGTTGCTGATCAAGCCCGGCGAGCGCATCCCGGTGGACGGCACCGTGACCGACGGACGCTCCTCGGTGGACGAATCCATGCTGACCGGCGAGCCCATGCCCGTTGGCAAGCAGGCCGGCGACTCGGTGGCGGGCGGCACCCTGAACACCTCGGGCGCGCTGACCATGCGCGCCGACCGCGTGGGCAACGACACCATGCTGGCCCGCATCGTCAAGCTGGTCCAGGAGGCCCAGGGGTCCAAGGCCCCCATCGCCAACATGGCCGACCGCATCAGCTTCTATTTCGTGCCCGCGGTCATGCTCACCGCGCTCGTGGCCGGGCTGGCCTGGTACTTCCTGGGCCAGGCGGGCTTCCCCTTCTCCCTGCGCATCTTCGTGGCCGTCATGGTCATCGCCTGCCCCTGCGCCATGGGGCTGGCCACGCCCGTATCCATCATGGTCTCGGCCGGACGCGGCGCGCAGCTCGGCGTGCTGATCAAGTCGGGTCGGGCGCTGCAGGAGGCGGGCAGCCTGAACACCGTGGTCTTCGACAAGACCGGCACCCTGACCCATGGGCGGCCCGAGGTGGCGGCCATCACCATGGTCCGGGGCACCATGGCCCAGACCGAGGCCGTCTACCTGGCCGCCTCGGCCGAGAGCCAGTCCGAGCACCCCCTGGCCCAGGCCGTGGTCCGTTACGCCAAGGAAAAGGACCTCGACTTCCCCGCGCCCGACGAGTTCGAGGCGATCCTGGGCAAGGGCATCAAGGCCAAGGTGGGCTACCGCGAGGTCATGATCGGCAACTGGGCGTTCATGCAGGAGCACGGGCTTAATTTCGGCGACGACGCCCTTGCCGAGGAGGCCGTGGGCCACTACGAGCAGCAGGGCGCGACCGTGGTCTACTTCGCCTCGGACAACAAGCTCAATGCCCTGTTCGCCATCGCCGACGAGATGCGCGAGGAGACCCCCGAGGTGGTCGCCGCCCTGAAGAAGGCCGGGCTCACCCCGGTCATGCTCACCGGCGACAATGAGACCAACGCCCGGGTCATCGCCGGACGCGCGGGCATCGACGAAGTCGTGGCCGGGGTCCTGCCCGACCGCAAGGCCGAGGAAGTGGACCGATTGCAGACCGGAGGCCGCAAGGTGGCCATGGTCGGCGACGGCATCAACGACGCCCCGGCCCTGGCCAAGGCGGACATCGGCATCGCCATGGGCTCGGGCATCGACGTGGCCGTGGAATCCGGCGACGTGGTTCTGATGCACTCGGACCTGCACGCCATCCTGACCGCCCTCAACCTTTCCCGCGCGACCATGCGCAACATCAAGCAGAACCTGTTCTGGGCCTTCGCCTTCAACGTCATCGGCATCCCGGTGGCCGCGGGCGTGCTGCACATCTTCGGCGGCCCCACGCTCAACCCGATGATCGCGGGGACCGCCATGGCCATGAGTTCGGTGACCGTAGTGTCCAACGCGCTCAGGCTCAGATTCTTCAAGGGATAG
- the recQ gene encoding DNA helicase RecQ, whose product MTSPREILSTVFGFPEFIGLQEAIIDHVMQGGDSLVLMPTGGGKSLCYQIPAMLRPGVGVCVSPLIALMQDQVQGLTQMGVRAACLNSALDPQTAYDIEQMAQNGRLDLLYVAPERLCRPGFLDMLARCNPALFAIDEAHCVSQWGHDFRPEYTQLSIIRERFPDVPRLALTATADKPTQADIVKNLQLENARVFATGFDRPNITYTVVPKKNPTRMLKRFIDENHPGDAGIVYRLSRKKVEQTAEFLRKNGYNALPYHAGLSAAERFDNQERFMREEGVIMVATVAFGMGVDKPNVRFVCHLEPPKSLEAYHQETGRAGRDGLPASAWMCYGMQDIAVLRSMIDSGEANETRKRIEHAKLGSLFAFLETASCRRQALLAYFGEHIEPCGNCDNCLSPVETFDGSVIAQKALSNIFRTEQRFGVNHLAGVLTGANTDQIVRFNHDRVSTYGIGKDMTQDEWKSVYRQLLAAGLCSVDLERFNALTLNERSWPVLKGEMPVRLRKDPALPKRGKKKQRRAPALAEDILTNWEAEALFERLRDLRLSMAEAQSVPPYAIFADKTLLEFVRFRPRDMEEFACMSGVGASKLERFGETFLASLRAHEEEHGRPDNIPEIPEAVREAKKREAEAKPDFTATAQSTLDLFLELGDVNGVAEARGLKPSSIWRHLILAVNMGKIDYRRVAGLPDGELETIEAALRDFRGKGITAMTPVFEALGGAHPYDLIRLVAAGLNRG is encoded by the coding sequence ATGACCTCCCCGCGCGAAATTCTCTCCACGGTCTTCGGCTTTCCCGAGTTCATCGGGTTGCAGGAGGCGATCATCGACCATGTCATGCAGGGCGGGGACTCGCTGGTGCTCATGCCCACGGGCGGGGGCAAATCCCTGTGCTACCAGATCCCGGCCATGCTCCGGCCCGGCGTGGGCGTCTGCGTCTCGCCGCTCATCGCGCTCATGCAGGACCAGGTCCAGGGGCTGACCCAGATGGGCGTGCGTGCCGCCTGCCTCAACTCCGCCCTGGACCCGCAGACCGCCTACGACATCGAGCAGATGGCCCAAAACGGCCGGCTCGACCTGCTCTACGTGGCCCCGGAGCGGCTCTGCCGGCCCGGCTTCCTGGACATGCTCGCCCGCTGCAACCCGGCCCTGTTCGCCATCGACGAGGCCCACTGCGTGTCCCAATGGGGCCACGACTTCCGGCCGGAATACACCCAACTGTCGATCATCCGCGAACGCTTCCCGGACGTGCCGCGCCTGGCCCTGACCGCCACGGCGGACAAGCCCACCCAGGCAGACATCGTCAAGAACCTGCAGTTGGAGAACGCCCGGGTCTTCGCCACCGGGTTCGACCGGCCGAACATTACCTATACAGTGGTGCCCAAGAAGAATCCCACGCGCATGCTGAAAAGGTTCATCGACGAGAACCACCCGGGAGACGCGGGCATCGTCTACCGACTCAGCCGCAAGAAGGTCGAGCAGACCGCCGAATTTCTCCGGAAGAACGGGTACAACGCCCTGCCCTACCACGCCGGGCTGTCCGCGGCCGAGCGGTTCGACAACCAGGAACGGTTCATGCGCGAGGAGGGGGTCATCATGGTCGCCACCGTGGCCTTCGGCATGGGCGTGGACAAGCCCAACGTGCGCTTCGTCTGCCACCTGGAGCCGCCCAAATCCCTGGAGGCCTACCACCAGGAGACCGGACGCGCCGGGCGCGACGGCCTGCCCGCCTCGGCCTGGATGTGCTACGGCATGCAGGACATCGCCGTCCTGCGCTCCATGATCGACTCGGGAGAGGCCAACGAGACGCGCAAGCGCATCGAGCACGCCAAGCTCGGCTCGCTGTTCGCCTTTCTGGAGACCGCGTCCTGCCGCCGCCAGGCGTTGCTGGCCTATTTCGGCGAGCACATCGAGCCGTGCGGCAACTGCGACAACTGCCTGAGCCCGGTGGAAACCTTTGACGGCTCGGTCATCGCCCAGAAGGCGCTGTCCAACATCTTCCGCACCGAGCAGCGCTTCGGGGTCAACCACCTGGCCGGGGTCCTGACCGGCGCGAACACCGACCAGATCGTCCGCTTCAACCACGACCGGGTGTCCACCTACGGCATCGGCAAGGACATGACCCAGGACGAGTGGAAATCGGTCTACCGTCAACTTTTGGCCGCCGGGCTGTGCTCGGTGGACCTGGAGCGGTTCAACGCCCTGACCCTGAACGAGCGCTCCTGGCCCGTGCTCAAGGGCGAGATGCCGGTGCGGCTGCGCAAGGACCCGGCCCTGCCCAAGCGGGGCAAAAAGAAGCAGCGCCGCGCCCCGGCCCTGGCCGAGGACATCCTGACCAATTGGGAGGCCGAGGCGCTGTTCGAGCGCCTGCGCGACCTGCGCCTGTCCATGGCCGAGGCCCAGTCCGTGCCGCCGTATGCCATCTTCGCGGACAAGACCCTGCTGGAATTCGTGCGCTTCCGGCCGCGCGACATGGAGGAGTTCGCCTGCATGAGCGGGGTCGGCGCGAGCAAGCTGGAACGCTTCGGCGAGACCTTCCTGGCGAGCCTCAGGGCCCACGAGGAGGAGCACGGGCGCCCCGACAATATCCCGGAGATCCCGGAAGCGGTGCGCGAGGCCAAGAAAAGGGAGGCCGAGGCCAAGCCGGACTTCACGGCCACGGCCCAGTCCACCCTGGACCTGTTCCTCGAACTCGGCGACGTGAACGGGGTGGCCGAGGCGCGCGGGCTCAAGCCCTCGTCCATCTGGCGGCACCTCATCCTGGCCGTGAACATGGGTAAGATAGACTACCGCCGCGTGGCCGGACTGCCCGACGGGGAACTGGAGACCATCGAGGCCGCCCTGCGCGACTTCCGCGGCAAGGGCATCACCGCCATGACCCCGGTCTTCGAGGCGCTGGGCGGGGCGCACCCCTACGACCTGATCCGCCTGGTGGCCGCGGGGCTGAACCGGGGCTAG
- a CDS encoding MFS transporter, whose translation MLAFAHDDRTAGLYTITVSQFALVFMLSAVAVAVPALGREFGASASQLGLVESGYISAVAMLLFPVTRLSDKIGRGTTFAAGMALFTVMSVILPVCHTINQFIVLRVFQGGGGAMMVSTGLAIIADLYPGPGRAKAMGIVSAGVYLGLSVGPWLGGLIVTHFGWRWIFYGGALPCAVGFLLTLKTLPVRPVVAKGVRFDFGGALFIALGMILLSQGGSHLDGRFGVYMLVGGVFFLLCFVFWEGRAKAPLLSLALFSGNPAFSLGSAAQFISYAAIYGITFLLSLYLQVAQGMTASEAGFILMVQPIMQVIFSVISGKWCERWSPHLVATAGMGLATVGLGAAIFLGAAPSLLFTAAILALCGAGTAMFATANMAVIMGAVNRENYGVASAVVAAMRTTGMTVSLVFISGVFAVIVGPVALTHDNAGVFIKAMNLAFIALTVFSALGVLMSAKGRLEVRKGSAGEGKGPGQRG comes from the coding sequence ATGCTCGCTTTCGCCCACGACGACCGGACCGCCGGTCTGTACACCATCACCGTCTCCCAGTTCGCCCTGGTCTTCATGCTCTCGGCCGTGGCCGTGGCCGTGCCCGCCCTGGGCCGGGAGTTCGGGGCCAGCGCCTCCCAGCTCGGGCTGGTGGAGTCGGGTTACATATCGGCCGTGGCCATGCTCCTCTTTCCCGTCACCCGGCTGTCCGACAAGATCGGGCGCGGGACCACCTTTGCCGCGGGCATGGCCCTGTTCACGGTCATGAGCGTGATCCTCCCGGTCTGCCACACCATCAACCAGTTCATCGTTCTGCGCGTGTTCCAGGGCGGCGGCGGGGCCATGATGGTCTCCACCGGCCTGGCCATCATCGCCGATCTCTATCCCGGTCCGGGCCGGGCCAAGGCCATGGGCATCGTCTCGGCCGGGGTCTACCTCGGCCTGTCCGTGGGGCCGTGGCTCGGCGGGCTCATCGTCACCCATTTCGGCTGGCGCTGGATATTCTACGGTGGGGCCCTGCCCTGCGCCGTGGGCTTTCTGCTGACCTTGAAGACCCTGCCGGTCAGGCCGGTGGTGGCAAAGGGCGTGCGCTTCGACTTCGGCGGGGCGCTGTTCATCGCCCTGGGCATGATCCTGCTCTCCCAGGGCGGCTCGCACCTGGACGGCCGGTTCGGCGTGTACATGCTCGTGGGCGGCGTCTTCTTCCTGCTCTGTTTCGTCTTCTGGGAGGGGCGCGCCAAGGCCCCGCTGCTCAGCCTGGCCCTGTTCAGCGGCAACCCGGCCTTTTCCCTGGGCTCGGCCGCACAGTTCATCAGTTACGCGGCCATCTACGGGATCACCTTCCTGCTCTCCCTGTACCTCCAGGTGGCCCAGGGCATGACCGCCAGCGAGGCCGGGTTCATCCTCATGGTCCAGCCGATCATGCAGGTCATCTTTTCGGTCATCAGCGGCAAGTGGTGCGAGCGCTGGTCGCCGCACCTGGTGGCCACCGCGGGCATGGGGCTGGCCACGGTGGGGCTGGGCGCGGCCATCTTTCTGGGCGCAGCCCCGTCCCTGCTGTTCACGGCCGCGATCCTGGCCCTGTGCGGCGCGGGCACGGCCATGTTCGCCACGGCCAACATGGCGGTCATCATGGGCGCGGTGAACCGCGAGAACTACGGCGTGGCCTCGGCCGTGGTCGCGGCCATGCGGACCACGGGCATGACCGTCTCCCTGGTCTTCATCAGCGGCGTGTTCGCGGTCATCGTCGGCCCCGTGGCCCTGACCCACGACAACGCGGGCGTGTTCATCAAGGCCATGAACCTGGCCTTCATCGCCTTGACCGTGTTCAGCGCGCTCGGCGTGCTCATGTCCGCCAAGGGGAGGCTGGAAGTGCGCAAGGGCTCGGCCGGGGAAGGAAAGGGCCCCGGACAGCGGGGATAG
- a CDS encoding sulfide/dihydroorotate dehydrogenase-like FAD/NAD-binding protein, translating to MGYKILRKEELIPGQTTMMVIDAPQIAQKAKPGNFVMLRVDRHGERIPLTIADCDKEKGTITIVYLVVGKTTAAMNKLQESGEFKDVCGPLGKPTHIEKSGTVVCVGGGTGIAAMHHIAKGHVEAGNRVIAIIGARSKNLLLFCTELSSFCPEVRIATDDGSEGHKGFVTEVLKDILETEDDVAEVVAIGPVPMMEAVCRVTLPFGTKTTVSLNSIMVDGIGMCGACRCTVDGKTLFACVDGPEFDGHKVDFAELKTRLWQFKKQEEESMELFSKECHCNGR from the coding sequence ATGGGTTACAAGATTCTAAGAAAAGAGGAACTGATTCCGGGGCAGACCACCATGATGGTCATCGATGCGCCCCAGATCGCCCAAAAAGCCAAGCCCGGCAATTTCGTCATGTTGCGCGTCGACCGGCACGGCGAGCGGATTCCCCTGACCATCGCGGACTGCGACAAGGAAAAGGGCACCATCACCATAGTTTATCTGGTGGTGGGAAAAACCACAGCGGCCATGAACAAACTCCAGGAGAGCGGCGAGTTCAAGGACGTGTGCGGCCCGCTGGGCAAGCCCACGCACATCGAGAAGTCCGGCACCGTGGTCTGCGTGGGCGGCGGCACCGGCATCGCGGCCATGCACCACATCGCCAAGGGCCACGTGGAGGCGGGCAACCGGGTCATCGCCATTATCGGGGCCCGGTCCAAGAACCTGCTCCTGTTCTGTACCGAACTTTCTTCGTTTTGCCCCGAGGTGCGCATCGCCACCGACGACGGCTCCGAGGGCCACAAAGGCTTCGTCACCGAGGTCCTCAAGGATATCCTGGAGACCGAGGACGACGTGGCCGAGGTGGTCGCCATCGGCCCGGTGCCCATGATGGAGGCGGTCTGCCGCGTGACCCTGCCCTTCGGCACCAAGACGACCGTATCGCTCAACTCCATCATGGTCGACGGCATCGGCATGTGCGGCGCGTGCCGCTGCACGGTGGACGGCAAGACCCTGTTCGCCTGCGTGGACGGGCCGGAGTTCGACGGCCACAAGGTCGATTTCGCCGAGCTCAAGACCCGGCTGTGGCAGTTCAAGAAGCAGGAAGAGGAATCCATGGAATTGTTCAGCAAGGAGTGCCACTGCAATGGCCGATAA
- the gltA gene encoding NADPH-dependent glutamate synthase, protein MADKKTKKVRARTPMPHQDPKVRAGNFEEVALGYSREQALVEAERCLQCKKPTCQDGCPVNIDIRWFIACLVDDDLEGAFNAIRRTNSLPAVCGRVCPQETQCEGSCILGKKHEPVAIGRLERYVADTYAARSACEEVTDLAACALERDDLKVACIGSGPSSLTVAGYLAGRGIKVDVFEALHEPGGVLIYGIPEFRLPKSVVARELDGLRKLGVTFRTNWVGGKTITIQDLLDQGYDAVFIGVGAGLPRFLNVPGENLVGVFSANEYLTRVNLGRAYEFPTYDTPAYRARRVAVIGAGNVAMDAARTALRMGAEEVSIVYRRSEDEMPARREEIEHAVEEGIKIRCLCGPLSFHGDNQGRLKAITVQKMELGEPDESGRCAPVCLEGETEQIPCGMAIIAVGTRPNPVLLEATPDLELNKWGYVQTDPETGETSIPNVFAGGDIVTGAATVISAMGAGRRAAREIAKRLL, encoded by the coding sequence ATGGCCGATAAGAAAACGAAGAAAGTTCGGGCCCGCACCCCCATGCCCCACCAGGACCCCAAGGTCCGGGCCGGGAATTTCGAAGAGGTGGCCCTGGGCTACTCCCGCGAACAGGCTTTGGTGGAGGCCGAGCGGTGCCTGCAATGCAAGAAGCCCACGTGCCAGGACGGCTGCCCGGTGAACATCGACATCCGCTGGTTCATCGCCTGCCTGGTGGACGACGACCTGGAGGGCGCCTTCAACGCCATCCGCAGGACCAACTCCCTGCCCGCGGTCTGCGGCCGGGTCTGCCCCCAGGAGACCCAGTGCGAGGGCAGCTGCATCCTGGGCAAGAAACATGAGCCCGTGGCCATCGGGCGGCTGGAGCGCTACGTGGCCGACACCTATGCCGCCAGGAGCGCCTGCGAAGAGGTCACCGACCTGGCCGCCTGCGCCCTGGAGCGCGACGACCTCAAGGTGGCCTGTATCGGCTCCGGCCCGTCGTCCCTGACCGTGGCCGGCTACCTGGCCGGGCGCGGCATCAAGGTGGACGTGTTCGAGGCCCTGCACGAACCGGGCGGCGTGCTCATCTACGGCATCCCCGAGTTCCGCCTGCCCAAGTCCGTGGTCGCCCGCGAACTGGACGGCCTGCGCAAGCTCGGCGTGACCTTCCGCACCAACTGGGTGGGCGGCAAGACCATCACCATCCAGGACCTGCTTGACCAGGGCTACGACGCCGTGTTCATCGGCGTGGGAGCGGGCCTGCCGCGCTTCCTGAACGTGCCGGGCGAAAACCTGGTCGGCGTGTTTTCGGCCAACGAGTACCTGACCCGCGTCAACCTCGGCCGGGCCTACGAATTCCCCACCTACGACACCCCGGCCTACCGGGCCCGGCGCGTGGCCGTCATCGGCGCGGGCAACGTGGCCATGGACGCAGCCCGCACCGCCCTGCGCATGGGCGCGGAAGAGGTGTCCATCGTCTATCGCCGCTCCGAGGACGAGATGCCCGCCCGCCGCGAGGAGATCGAGCACGCCGTGGAGGAGGGCATCAAGATCCGCTGCCTGTGCGGCCCGCTGTCTTTCCACGGCGATAACCAGGGCCGCCTCAAGGCTATAACCGTACAGAAGATGGAACTCGGCGAACCCGACGAGTCCGGACGCTGCGCGCCCGTCTGCCTGGAAGGCGAAACCGAACAGATTCCCTGCGGCATGGCCATCATCGCCGTGGGTACCCGGCCCAACCCCGTCCTGCTCGAGGCCACCCCGGACCTTGAACTGAACAAGTGGGGCTACGTGCAGACCGACCCGGAGACCGGCGAGACCTCCATCCCCAACGTCTTCGCGGGCGGCGATATCGTCACCGGCGCGGCCACCGTCATCTCCGCCATGGGCGCGGGCCGGCGCGCCGCCCGGGAAATCGCCAAACGCCTCCTGTAG
- a CDS encoding TAXI family TRAP transporter solute-binding subunit has product MQNPYIKKLVKFLRSHVLMSFIIYGAAIGVLALALWVTFQFVKPLPPGKVVMVTGGEGGAYYAFAKEYAAFFKEHGFELEVRTSKGSMDNLAIIGDPESGVQAAFMQGGITTPEEHPDLESLGSLYFEPVWLFTSKRLRIKTLADLKSRKVAVGAEGSGTSHLVLQLLAENGVTPETADLLPEGTDQAIPELLDRKIDALFVIAGVKSQGVRTLSEAHKTVNLYSFDRAETYVRTHRFLEKLTLPQGGIDLMRNLPAHDVTLLAPTANLVVRDDLHPALQYLFLLAAAKINGKGDMFAATNQFPNDQAVLFPLSDEARNFYKSGPPFLMRYLPFQVAITVERLKILLIPLLTLLFPLFKITPPAYRWQIRRRIFKWYKQLKKLDMHAYDLTDPAEARDMLEELEQMDRLVLETSVPLSYTDYIYSLRLHIRMIRQRLEKIAGQPAQDLGHPAD; this is encoded by the coding sequence ATGCAGAACCCCTATATAAAAAAGCTCGTCAAATTCCTGCGCTCCCACGTGCTCATGTCGTTCATCATATACGGCGCGGCCATAGGCGTGCTGGCCCTGGCCCTGTGGGTGACCTTCCAGTTCGTCAAGCCCCTGCCCCCGGGCAAGGTGGTCATGGTCACCGGCGGCGAGGGCGGCGCATATTACGCCTTTGCAAAGGAATACGCCGCGTTCTTCAAGGAACACGGCTTCGAGCTGGAGGTGCGCACCTCCAAGGGGTCCATGGACAACCTGGCCATCATCGGCGATCCGGAATCCGGGGTGCAGGCCGCGTTCATGCAGGGCGGCATCACCACCCCGGAGGAGCACCCCGACCTGGAGAGCCTGGGCTCCCTCTATTTCGAACCGGTCTGGCTGTTCACCTCCAAACGGCTGCGCATCAAGACCCTGGCCGATCTCAAGAGCCGCAAGGTCGCGGTCGGGGCCGAGGGCAGCGGCACCAGCCACCTGGTCCTCCAACTGCTCGCTGAAAACGGAGTCACCCCGGAGACCGCCGACCTGCTCCCCGAAGGCACGGACCAGGCCATCCCCGAACTGCTCGACCGCAAGATCGACGCCCTGTTCGTCATCGCCGGAGTGAAATCCCAGGGCGTGCGGACCTTGAGCGAGGCGCACAAGACCGTGAACCTGTACTCCTTCGACCGGGCCGAGACCTACGTGCGCACCCACCGGTTCCTCGAAAAGCTGACCCTGCCCCAGGGCGGCATCGACCTCATGCGCAACCTGCCCGCCCATGACGTCACCCTGCTCGCGCCCACGGCCAACCTCGTGGTCCGCGACGACCTGCACCCGGCGCTCCAATACCTGTTCCTGCTCGCCGCGGCCAAGATCAACGGCAAGGGCGACATGTTCGCGGCCACCAACCAGTTCCCCAACGACCAGGCCGTGCTCTTCCCCCTGAGCGACGAGGCCAGGAACTTCTACAAGTCCGGCCCCCCGTTCCTCATGCGCTACCTGCCCTTCCAGGTGGCCATCACCGTGGAACGGCTCAAGATCCTGCTCATCCCGCTGCTGACCCTGCTCTTCCCGCTGTTCAAGATCACCCCGCCCGCCTACCGCTGGCAAATCCGGCGGCGCATCTTCAAATGGTACAAGCAGCTCAAGAAACTGGACATGCACGCATACGACCTGACCGACCCGGCCGAGGCCCGCGACATGCTCGAAGAACTCGAACAGATGGACCGCCTCGTGCTCGAAACTTCGGTCCCCCTGTCCTACACGGACTATATCTATTCCCTCAGACTGCACATCCGCATGATCCGCCAACGCCTGGAAAAAATCGCCGGGCAACCCGCCCAGGACCTCGGCCACCCGGCGGATTAG
- a CDS encoding LytR/AlgR family response regulator transcription factor: MPKLKTLLVHPDPEVRTALRDVLEEVPFVQVLGEAVSAFEALELLEAIPYGVFFVGVDLPGGASGIEMAQMLAGRKNKPALVFISDSESQAYAAFELGATDYLLWPPAPGRMARTMDRLQTFKTRFREVPPPAPYPDDPDDEPSEGDEQTVKLPLPEEEQDSFLAALQAAWDQTSNRRPEIDKLAVNQDGRTILIAYDQIIFVEAFEDYSYVHTANQKFLSSYRLKNLEDRLGPHRFFRVHRKYLVNLDMVTEIASMPGSNFMLRTAGRTRIELPISRRRIAELKKIIGL; the protein is encoded by the coding sequence ATGCCCAAGCTGAAAACCCTGCTCGTCCATCCCGACCCCGAGGTCCGCACGGCCCTGCGCGACGTGCTGGAGGAGGTCCCCTTTGTCCAGGTACTGGGCGAGGCGGTCTCGGCCTTCGAGGCGCTGGAGTTGCTTGAGGCCATTCCCTACGGGGTGTTCTTCGTGGGCGTGGACCTGCCGGGCGGGGCGAGCGGCATCGAGATGGCCCAGATGCTCGCCGGGCGCAAGAACAAGCCCGCCCTGGTGTTCATCTCCGACTCCGAGTCCCAGGCCTACGCAGCCTTCGAGCTGGGGGCCACGGACTACCTGCTCTGGCCGCCCGCGCCGGGGCGCATGGCCCGGACCATGGACCGCTTGCAGACCTTCAAGACCCGGTTCCGGGAGGTGCCGCCTCCGGCCCCGTACCCGGACGACCCGGACGACGAGCCGAGCGAGGGCGACGAGCAGACCGTGAAGCTGCCCCTGCCCGAAGAGGAGCAGGACTCCTTCCTGGCCGCCCTCCAGGCCGCTTGGGACCAGACCTCCAACCGGCGGCCCGAGATCGACAAGCTGGCCGTGAACCAGGACGGCCGGACCATCCTCATCGCCTACGATCAAATCATCTTCGTCGAGGCCTTCGAGGACTACTCCTACGTGCACACGGCCAACCAGAAATTTCTCTCCTCCTACCGGCTCAAGAACCTGGAGGACCGGCTCGGGCCGCACCGTTTCTTTCGCGTGCACCGCAAGTACCTGGTGAACCTGGACATGGTCACCGAGATAGCGAGCATGCCCGGCTCGAACTTCATGCTGCGCACGGCCGGGCGCACGCGCATCGAGCTGCCCATCAGCCGGCGGCGCATCGCCGAGCTGAAGAAGATCATCGGGCTGTGA